In the Kribbella sp. NBC_00482 genome, one interval contains:
- the lpdA gene encoding dihydrolipoyl dehydrogenase → MASHFDVVVLGAGPGGYVAAIRAAQLGLKTAIIEKKYWGGVCLNVGCIPSKALLRNAELSHIFRTEAKTFGISGEVTFDFPTAVQRSRKVADGRVKGVHFLMKKNNITEFDGWGSFTDANTLDVTLNDGSSETVTFGSCIVATGATTKLLPGTQLSERVVTYEEQILTEDLPGSIVIAGAGAIGVEFAYVLANYGVKVTIVEFLDRMVPLEDPDVSKELARAYKKLGVDVLTSTRVDSIDDSGASVKVTVTGKDGVQKTIEADKVMQAIGFQPRVDGYGLDKIGVQLTERGAINVDGLCRTNVPNIFAIGDVTAKLMLAHAAEAMGVIAAETIAGHETMELDYAMIPRATFCQPQIASFGYTEEEARKLGHDVKVAKFPFTANGKAHGLGDPTGFVKVISDSKYGELLGAHLIGPEVTELLPELTLAQKWDLTTKELARNVHAHPTLSEALQEAFHGLEGHMINF, encoded by the coding sequence ATGGCCTCGCACTTTGACGTTGTTGTCCTCGGCGCCGGTCCCGGTGGGTACGTCGCGGCGATCCGCGCTGCCCAGCTCGGGCTCAAGACCGCCATCATCGAGAAGAAGTACTGGGGCGGTGTCTGCCTGAACGTGGGCTGTATCCCGTCCAAGGCGCTGCTGCGGAACGCCGAGCTGTCGCACATCTTCCGGACGGAGGCGAAGACCTTCGGCATCAGCGGCGAGGTGACCTTCGACTTCCCGACCGCGGTGCAGCGCAGCCGCAAGGTCGCGGACGGCCGGGTCAAGGGCGTCCACTTCCTGATGAAGAAGAACAACATCACCGAGTTCGACGGCTGGGGCTCGTTCACCGACGCCAACACCCTCGACGTGACGCTGAACGACGGCTCGTCGGAGACCGTCACGTTCGGCTCCTGCATCGTGGCGACCGGCGCGACCACCAAGCTGCTGCCGGGCACGCAGCTCAGCGAGCGCGTGGTGACGTATGAGGAGCAGATCCTCACCGAGGACCTGCCCGGCTCGATCGTGATCGCCGGCGCGGGTGCGATCGGTGTCGAGTTCGCGTACGTGCTGGCGAACTACGGCGTGAAGGTGACGATCGTCGAGTTCCTGGACCGGATGGTCCCGCTGGAGGACCCGGACGTCTCCAAGGAGCTGGCGCGGGCGTACAAGAAGCTCGGCGTCGACGTCCTGACGTCCACCCGGGTCGACTCGATCGACGACTCCGGCGCCTCGGTCAAGGTCACCGTGACCGGCAAGGACGGCGTACAGAAGACGATCGAGGCCGACAAGGTCATGCAGGCGATCGGCTTCCAGCCTCGCGTGGACGGCTACGGCCTGGACAAGATCGGCGTACAGCTCACCGAGCGCGGCGCGATCAACGTCGACGGCCTCTGCCGGACGAACGTGCCGAACATCTTCGCGATCGGCGACGTGACCGCGAAGCTGATGCTCGCGCACGCGGCCGAGGCGATGGGCGTGATCGCGGCCGAGACGATCGCGGGCCACGAGACCATGGAGCTCGACTACGCGATGATCCCGCGGGCGACGTTCTGCCAGCCGCAGATCGCCAGCTTCGGGTACACCGAGGAAGAGGCCCGCAAGCTCGGCCACGACGTCAAGGTCGCCAAGTTCCCGTTCACCGCGAACGGCAAGGCCCACGGCCTCGGCGACCCGACCGGCTTCGTCAAGGTGATCAGCGACAGCAAGTACGGCGAACTTCTCGGCGCCCACCTGATCGGCCCCGAGGTCACCGAACTCCTCCCCGAGCTCACCCTCGCCCAGAAGTGGGACCTCACCACCAAGGAACTGGCCCGCAACGTCCACGCCCACCCCACCCTCAGCGAGGCCCTCCAAGAAGCCTTCCACGGCCTCGAAGGCCACATGATCAACTTCTAG
- a CDS encoding PGPGW domain-containing protein, which produces MAEKQSPDRTDHNITLDAADDRWEWRRRIRENPRKLLFYRIGVGVLGGLLIIAAPLTGWLPGPGGIPLFIAGLAVLASEFEWAQRLLYRVKDWVKALTAWTGKQPAWLKALGTLALFLCVLVAIWLYMAVLGVPGWLPDSWESFLHKLPLLH; this is translated from the coding sequence GTGGCCGAGAAACAGAGTCCCGACCGCACCGATCACAACATCACGCTCGATGCAGCGGACGACCGGTGGGAATGGCGGAGAAGGATTCGCGAGAATCCGAGGAAATTGCTCTTCTACCGCATTGGTGTGGGCGTTCTCGGCGGATTGCTGATCATTGCCGCGCCGTTGACCGGCTGGCTGCCGGGACCGGGCGGGATCCCGTTGTTCATCGCCGGTCTCGCCGTGCTCGCGAGCGAGTTCGAGTGGGCCCAGCGGCTGCTGTACCGGGTCAAGGACTGGGTGAAGGCACTCACCGCCTGGACCGGCAAGCAGCCCGCCTGGCTGAAGGCGCTCGGGACGCTTGCGCTGTTCCTTTGCGTGCTCGTCGCGATCTGGCTCTACATGGCGGTGCTCGGCGTGCCGGGCTGGCTGCCCGACTCGTGGGAGTCATTCCTGCACAAACTGCCCCTGCTGCATTGA
- a CDS encoding FAD-dependent monooxygenase, translated as MKVLVSGASVAGPSVALWLGRAGHDVTVVEIAPALRQGGYAVDFRGEVFTTVLERMGVLDDLRALQTGGNAMRFVDESGRKLMRLPAEFAGGELEVLRADLSRVLYEHSREQATYRFGDSIASLQEHADGVDVRFESGIEETYDLVIGADGMHSVVRRLAWPAEEVVERHLDYYVGGWEVPNTLGISGDTLMYNVPGKLASVGADRRDPALAGTLFVFKSPKLEYNRRDLDEQKAILRDQFSGLGWHVPELLEALPAATELYFDSISRVSVDRWSTDRIVLLGDAGYGATFGALGTGTAVVGAYVLAGELAQGDFRTAFDRYEERLRKSVSKTQDGSRAGQFMAPATRFGIAARNKILDRPFFLNQMLKMAQNMSELVELPTYSMQQGQFVQE; from the coding sequence ATGAAGGTTCTGGTTTCGGGTGCGAGCGTGGCGGGCCCCTCGGTGGCGCTCTGGCTGGGCCGCGCGGGACACGACGTGACGGTGGTCGAGATCGCGCCCGCGCTGCGACAGGGCGGGTATGCGGTGGACTTCCGCGGCGAGGTGTTCACGACCGTCCTCGAGCGCATGGGCGTGCTCGATGACCTGCGGGCGCTGCAGACCGGTGGAAACGCGATGCGGTTCGTCGACGAGTCGGGCCGCAAGCTGATGCGGCTGCCGGCCGAGTTCGCGGGTGGGGAGCTGGAGGTACTGCGGGCAGACTTGTCGCGGGTGTTGTACGAGCACAGCCGCGAGCAGGCGACGTACCGCTTCGGCGACTCGATCGCGAGCCTGCAGGAGCACGCGGACGGCGTGGACGTGCGGTTCGAGAGCGGTATCGAGGAGACGTACGACCTGGTGATCGGCGCGGACGGGATGCATTCCGTCGTACGGCGGCTGGCGTGGCCGGCGGAGGAGGTCGTCGAGCGGCACCTCGACTACTACGTGGGCGGCTGGGAGGTGCCGAACACGCTCGGGATCTCCGGCGACACGCTGATGTACAACGTGCCCGGGAAACTCGCGAGTGTCGGCGCGGACCGTCGCGATCCGGCGCTGGCGGGGACGCTGTTCGTGTTCAAGTCGCCGAAGCTGGAGTACAACCGGCGGGACCTGGACGAGCAGAAGGCGATCCTGCGGGACCAGTTCAGCGGCCTCGGCTGGCACGTGCCGGAGCTGCTCGAAGCGTTGCCGGCAGCAACGGAGCTGTACTTCGACTCGATCAGCCGGGTCAGCGTGGACCGCTGGTCGACCGACCGGATCGTGCTGCTCGGCGACGCGGGGTACGGCGCGACGTTCGGCGCGCTCGGGACCGGTACGGCGGTGGTCGGCGCCTACGTACTGGCGGGGGAGTTGGCACAGGGCGACTTCCGGACCGCCTTCGACCGCTACGAGGAGCGGTTGCGGAAGTCGGTGTCGAAGACCCAGGACGGCAGCCGCGCGGGCCAGTTCATGGCGCCGGCGACCCGGTTCGGGATCGCGGCGCGGAACAAGATCCTCGACCGGCCGTTCTTCCTGAACCAGATGCTCAAGATGGCCCAGAACATGAGCGAACTGGTCGAACTACCTACCTACTCAATGCAGCAGGGGCAGTTTGTGCAGGAATGA
- a CDS encoding metallophosphoesterase — protein MYVIAHLSDPHLDGSEEARSRLRKITSYLREFRRPVDVVLVSGDLADHGLESEYAELAAELKLDVPVLVLPGNHDVSAPLRAGLASFVDSAGEGHPVHQVHDIGGARFVLLDTSVPGEDHGLLSAESLAWLDGVLAEPVDGLLFVAFHHPPFELNHPVLDQWLLRSGPELEAVLRGKPITALLAGHVHNGLATTWAGLPFLVAPGVRSTPPLPFEPPAPGGGLVDGTTAHPGLALHIHTPGAQLQTLFRHPV, from the coding sequence ATGTACGTCATCGCGCACCTCAGTGACCCGCATCTCGACGGCTCGGAGGAGGCGCGGTCGCGGCTCCGGAAGATCACGTCGTACCTGCGAGAGTTCCGTCGTCCGGTCGACGTCGTCCTGGTCAGTGGCGACCTTGCCGATCACGGCCTGGAATCCGAGTACGCCGAACTCGCCGCGGAGCTGAAGCTCGACGTGCCCGTGCTGGTGTTGCCGGGCAACCACGATGTCAGCGCGCCTTTGCGCGCCGGCCTGGCGTCGTTCGTCGACTCAGCCGGCGAGGGGCATCCGGTGCACCAGGTGCACGACATCGGCGGCGCACGTTTCGTCCTGCTCGACACGTCGGTGCCTGGTGAGGACCACGGGCTGTTGTCGGCGGAGTCACTCGCGTGGCTCGACGGCGTACTCGCGGAACCTGTCGACGGTCTGTTGTTCGTGGCCTTCCACCACCCGCCGTTCGAGCTGAACCACCCGGTCCTCGACCAGTGGCTGCTCCGCTCCGGGCCGGAACTCGAGGCCGTTCTCCGCGGCAAGCCGATCACCGCCCTGCTCGCCGGGCACGTGCACAACGGCCTCGCGACAACCTGGGCCGGACTGCCGTTCCTGGTGGCCCCAGGCGTCCGCTCGACCCCGCCGCTCCCCTTCGAGCCCCCGGCCCCTGGCGGCGGCCTTGTTGACGGCACCACGGCCCACCCCGGTCTGGCACTCCACATCCACACCCCGGGCGCCCAGCTCCAGACCCTCTTCCGGCACCCTGTCTGA
- a CDS encoding NAD(P)-binding domain-containing protein — translation MTDRTDLLVVGAGPYAYAAAAFARDNGIETRVVGHRMGFWRHQMPAEMFLRSGTDWHLDGNGEYTFEAYFEDRGLRPEDFDPIPISVFLDYTEWFRESKGLDLDERLVTSLTKPNAGFVATMDDGATITADKVVAAPGVGYFLNLPEWYADVPPARRSHTSELVSFDSFAGARVVIIGGRQSAYEWAALLCDHDADQVDVVHRHSTPTFAKVNWGFVDQYVDQTLAHPGWWRGLSAERQAAIAAQFWQVGRLTLEPWLVPRIPDSVVTSHPGCAVVDTAVGDHDVTLMLSDGTALTADHVVFASGYRADLARVPYLGGVVELVSATEGFPNLTEGLETSLAGLYLTGFSSIRDFGPFYGFTKGCPSAARIAIADMMR, via the coding sequence ATGACGGACCGGACGGATCTGCTGGTCGTCGGTGCGGGCCCCTATGCCTATGCTGCGGCCGCCTTTGCCCGCGACAACGGCATCGAGACCCGCGTTGTCGGCCACCGGATGGGTTTCTGGCGCCACCAGATGCCGGCTGAGATGTTCCTCCGTTCGGGCACCGACTGGCATCTCGACGGCAACGGCGAGTACACGTTCGAGGCGTACTTCGAAGACCGGGGGCTGCGTCCCGAAGACTTCGACCCGATCCCGATCTCGGTTTTCCTCGACTACACGGAATGGTTCCGCGAGAGCAAGGGGCTCGACCTCGACGAGCGCCTCGTGACCAGCCTGACCAAGCCGAACGCGGGCTTCGTCGCAACGATGGACGACGGTGCGACGATCACCGCGGACAAGGTCGTTGCGGCACCCGGCGTCGGGTACTTCCTCAACCTTCCGGAGTGGTACGCCGATGTCCCGCCTGCTCGCCGCTCGCACACGTCCGAACTGGTCTCCTTCGATTCGTTCGCCGGTGCCCGGGTCGTGATCATCGGCGGCCGGCAGAGCGCCTACGAGTGGGCGGCCTTGCTCTGTGACCACGACGCCGACCAGGTGGACGTGGTACATCGCCACAGCACGCCGACGTTCGCCAAGGTGAACTGGGGCTTCGTCGACCAGTACGTCGACCAGACGCTGGCCCACCCGGGATGGTGGCGAGGCCTCTCAGCCGAGCGGCAGGCAGCGATCGCTGCCCAGTTCTGGCAGGTCGGGCGTCTCACCCTCGAACCCTGGCTGGTGCCGCGAATCCCCGACTCCGTCGTGACCAGCCATCCGGGGTGCGCGGTGGTCGATACGGCTGTCGGCGACCACGACGTGACGCTCATGCTCTCCGACGGCACGGCGCTGACAGCCGATCATGTCGTCTTCGCTTCCGGTTACCGGGCCGACCTTGCCCGCGTGCCGTACCTGGGCGGTGTTGTGGAACTGGTCTCGGCAACCGAGGGATTCCCCAACCTGACGGAGGGCCTCGAGACGTCGTTGGCCGGGCTCTACCTGACAGGGTTCTCGTCGATCCGCGACTTCGGCCCCTTCTACGGATTCACCAAGGGGTGCCCGTCGGCCGCACGCATCGCCATCGCCGACATGATGCGCTAA
- a CDS encoding helix-turn-helix transcriptional regulator, whose product MRADRLVSLVLLLRQRGRLTADVLASELEVSTRTVLRDIEALSAAGVPVYAERGRHGGFALLPGFRTELTGLNHDEALALLTAGSGRGEQVFGLSAALASAMRKVVDALPETHRTTASEAAQRILVDPETDLLSRRLITKEVPDAAMLEVRRAVLAGHKLRILYAATAQEPQWRTVDPIGLVTVRDRGYLLARRSGEDRTYRLSRMQAAEELPEPAERPNQVDLDRIWRDRSAQFLSDGHLTVLVRVNPVRREDLLNAAVAVRAEAPDPDGWLRLELTFQDSWHAEWALWQLGANAEALAPQSLRTALHSRATTMASRYADPSLPHA is encoded by the coding sequence GTGCGCGCCGACCGATTGGTCTCGCTGGTTTTGCTGCTGCGTCAACGCGGCCGGCTGACCGCGGACGTGCTCGCCAGCGAGCTGGAGGTGTCGACCCGCACCGTGCTGCGGGACATCGAGGCGCTGTCTGCTGCGGGCGTTCCGGTGTACGCCGAACGCGGGCGGCACGGCGGATTCGCGTTGCTGCCTGGGTTCCGGACCGAGCTCACCGGGCTGAATCACGACGAGGCACTGGCGTTGCTGACCGCCGGCTCGGGGCGCGGTGAGCAGGTCTTCGGTCTCAGCGCGGCGCTCGCCTCGGCGATGCGCAAGGTCGTCGACGCGCTCCCGGAAACTCATCGGACCACCGCAAGCGAGGCCGCTCAGCGGATCCTGGTCGACCCGGAGACAGATCTGCTCTCGCGCCGGCTGATCACCAAAGAGGTGCCGGACGCGGCGATGCTCGAGGTACGGCGTGCGGTGCTGGCCGGACACAAGCTGCGCATCCTGTACGCCGCCACCGCCCAGGAACCGCAGTGGCGCACAGTCGACCCGATCGGCCTGGTCACCGTCCGCGACCGGGGCTACCTGCTGGCTCGACGAAGCGGCGAGGACCGCACCTACCGACTCTCGCGGATGCAGGCCGCCGAGGAACTTCCCGAACCTGCCGAGCGCCCGAACCAGGTCGACCTGGACCGCATCTGGCGCGACCGCTCCGCCCAATTCCTCTCCGACGGCCACCTCACCGTGTTGGTGCGGGTCAATCCAGTACGCCGCGAAGACCTGCTGAACGCAGCAGTAGCCGTCCGAGCCGAAGCGCCCGACCCCGACGGCTGGCTCCGCCTCGAACTGACCTTCCAAGACTCGTGGCACGCCGAATGGGCTCTCTGGCAACTAGGCGCCAACGCCGAAGCCCTAGCCCCCCAATCCCTCCGAACCGCCCTGCACAGCCGAGCCACCACAATGGCGAGCCGCTACGCCGACCCTTCACTTCCGCACGCTTAG
- a CDS encoding RidA family protein: MERTAVNPVPWSLELGFNQGELVSGHTRTLYCSGQTAMNADGKPEHDGDLPAQLALTLDNLEAVLTEAGMTLTNLVRLNVYTTDVDLLFPHYGLLAGRLAAAGATPTTTMLGVTRLAIPGQLVELEATAVA, from the coding sequence ATTGAACGAACCGCAGTCAACCCGGTCCCCTGGTCGCTGGAGCTCGGCTTCAACCAGGGCGAACTGGTCTCCGGACACACCCGAACCCTGTACTGCTCCGGACAGACCGCGATGAACGCCGACGGCAAACCCGAGCACGACGGCGACCTGCCCGCACAGCTGGCACTGACCCTAGACAACCTGGAGGCGGTACTCACCGAGGCCGGCATGACCCTCACAAACCTCGTCCGCCTCAACGTCTACACCACAGACGTAGACCTACTGTTCCCCCACTACGGCCTACTGGCCGGCCGCCTAGCAGCCGCCGGAGCCACCCCCACCACCACGATGCTAGGCGTAACCCGCCTAGCCATCCCCGGCCAACTGGTCGAACTAGAAGCTACTGCCGTCGCCTGA
- a CDS encoding TetR/AcrR family transcriptional regulator C-terminal domain-containing protein, with product MTELLWGKEPARTRGPKPAITLTAIAEVAIAIADAEGLDAVSMQRVAGELPVTKMALYRYVPGKTELVAVMSDLAMGGPPDRPDLPWREALRTWAIDLYAGFARHPWLLQSTIGRRLLGPNELAWVERGVAALTGTGLSGGEQLDSILVITSHVRNIAQQSTTFPGHTTGLTEEDWQQSLAEILTTEADRFPHLTTAMRTSAGSENQGLEFGLARILDGLELLISDRTD from the coding sequence ATGACCGAACTGCTCTGGGGCAAGGAACCGGCCCGGACGCGCGGGCCGAAGCCGGCGATCACGCTGACCGCGATCGCCGAGGTCGCCATCGCGATCGCGGACGCCGAGGGCCTCGACGCGGTCTCGATGCAACGCGTCGCCGGTGAGCTCCCGGTCACGAAGATGGCGCTCTACCGGTACGTCCCCGGCAAGACCGAACTGGTCGCGGTGATGAGCGACCTGGCGATGGGCGGCCCACCGGACCGCCCCGACCTACCGTGGCGCGAGGCGCTCCGCACCTGGGCGATCGACCTGTACGCCGGATTCGCCCGGCACCCGTGGCTGCTGCAGTCCACCATCGGCCGCCGCCTCCTCGGCCCGAACGAGCTCGCCTGGGTGGAGCGCGGGGTCGCGGCGTTGACCGGCACCGGGCTGAGCGGCGGCGAGCAACTGGACTCGATCCTGGTGATCACGAGTCACGTCCGGAACATCGCGCAGCAGTCCACGACCTTCCCCGGGCACACGACCGGACTGACCGAGGAGGACTGGCAGCAGTCGCTCGCCGAGATCCTCACCACCGAGGCGGACCGGTTCCCGCATCTGACCACCGCGATGCGTACGTCGGCGGGCAGCGAGAACCAGGGGCTGGAGTTCGGCCTGGCGCGGATCCTGGACGGCCTGGAGCTGCTGATCAGTGACCGGACGGACTGA
- a CDS encoding peptidoglycan DD-metalloendopeptidase family protein: MDLGRRRGLRLAALGTLLAAVAVPAYADDPTPSTTQPPPASVTDVNRSLEQLQAEAAAVQADFAKATIAYTKALKEAQTAEAAAKKAEASATASKGLSDEERRRLGVITAQAYQLGIPTVMGTESMLWSLAPIAENLQEIADRQTAITQLGSTQVSQYNKAMAAEAESNRLKADATTKRTAANESAAKAQELSNQVQHKAASASAAMADQTADLDIASALSKQLQLARNQQALSRWQTYLTELAATKVTPPAAAVLKNPSALPTGLAPLTRRGAAVPGVASVSVAGRTVRVMSAETIRAVNQAFSLVGKPYGVAATGPDAYGCLGAARVAWQPYTTLPNLVGKVYPGYQAVPNAQIQPGDLLVMGSKSLGLLHIGIALDNGEMIAADESKGSVVVTTIPDNLYAALRPTLGAPTKPQVAPVATSEAYAFRCGNTATSYDVGSGSWNWPLPDGTYEIGTPFGQSGSMWSTGFHTGQDFPAAVGTTVRAVTSGVVRVEHPAWAGNLVRIDHGNGLETLYAHLSRVDVADGQQVTAGQQIGAVGTEGNSTGPHLHFEVRLGGDPVNPMPFLATGSASTGWGGYSNGMIPSGKLCAIGSGHMLRCDAAAAYLKLATAYRAQFGKSLCITDSYRSYASQVSLYQRKPSLAALPGTSNHGWGVAVDLCGGVDKYNTTQYQWMKSHASAYGWVHPAWADQGGNREEPWHWEFGNPASA, translated from the coding sequence ATGGATCTGGGCAGGCGTCGTGGGCTGCGGCTCGCGGCACTCGGCACATTGCTGGCGGCTGTCGCCGTACCGGCGTACGCCGACGATCCCACGCCCTCGACCACTCAGCCGCCGCCTGCCTCCGTCACCGACGTCAACCGCTCCCTCGAGCAGCTCCAGGCCGAAGCCGCCGCCGTCCAGGCCGACTTCGCCAAGGCCACCATCGCCTACACGAAGGCTCTGAAGGAGGCACAGACCGCCGAGGCGGCCGCGAAGAAAGCGGAGGCCAGTGCGACGGCCTCCAAGGGCCTGTCCGACGAGGAGCGCCGCCGGCTCGGCGTGATCACCGCGCAGGCGTACCAACTGGGCATCCCGACCGTGATGGGCACCGAGTCGATGCTCTGGTCACTCGCGCCGATCGCCGAGAACCTGCAGGAGATCGCCGACCGGCAGACCGCGATCACCCAGCTCGGCAGCACCCAGGTGTCGCAGTACAACAAGGCCATGGCCGCCGAAGCCGAGTCCAACCGGCTCAAGGCGGACGCGACCACGAAGCGCACCGCCGCGAACGAGTCCGCCGCCAAGGCTCAGGAGCTCAGCAATCAGGTGCAGCACAAGGCCGCCAGCGCCTCTGCGGCGATGGCCGACCAGACCGCCGATCTCGACATCGCGTCCGCCCTCTCGAAGCAGCTCCAACTCGCGCGCAACCAGCAGGCGCTCTCGCGCTGGCAGACGTACCTGACCGAGCTCGCGGCCACGAAGGTCACTCCCCCGGCGGCCGCCGTACTCAAGAATCCGAGCGCGCTGCCGACCGGGCTGGCACCGCTGACCCGCCGCGGGGCAGCCGTCCCCGGTGTCGCATCGGTGTCCGTCGCCGGCCGCACCGTGCGCGTGATGTCGGCCGAGACGATCCGAGCGGTCAATCAAGCCTTCAGCCTGGTCGGAAAGCCGTACGGCGTCGCCGCGACCGGCCCGGACGCGTACGGCTGCCTCGGAGCGGCCCGCGTTGCCTGGCAGCCGTACACGACCCTGCCGAACCTGGTCGGCAAGGTCTACCCGGGCTACCAGGCCGTCCCGAACGCGCAGATCCAGCCCGGCGACCTGCTCGTCATGGGCAGCAAGTCCCTCGGCCTTCTCCACATCGGCATCGCGCTCGACAACGGCGAGATGATCGCCGCCGACGAGTCGAAGGGCTCGGTCGTCGTCACGACGATCCCCGACAACCTGTACGCCGCACTCCGCCCGACACTCGGCGCCCCGACCAAGCCCCAGGTCGCACCGGTGGCAACATCCGAGGCGTACGCGTTCCGGTGCGGCAACACAGCCACGTCGTACGACGTCGGTTCGGGCTCCTGGAACTGGCCGCTGCCGGACGGGACCTACGAGATCGGTACGCCGTTCGGTCAGTCGGGATCCATGTGGTCGACCGGATTCCACACCGGCCAGGACTTCCCGGCTGCAGTCGGTACGACGGTACGCGCGGTGACCTCCGGCGTCGTACGCGTCGAGCACCCCGCCTGGGCCGGCAACCTGGTGCGGATCGACCACGGGAACGGCCTGGAGACGCTCTACGCCCACCTGAGCCGGGTCGACGTCGCCGACGGCCAGCAGGTCACGGCCGGACAGCAGATAGGTGCCGTCGGCACCGAAGGCAACTCGACCGGGCCGCACCTGCACTTCGAGGTCCGGCTCGGCGGCGACCCGGTCAACCCGATGCCGTTCCTGGCGACCGGATCCGCGAGCACCGGGTGGGGCGGCTACAGCAACGGCATGATCCCGTCCGGCAAGCTGTGCGCGATCGGGTCGGGTCACATGCTCAGGTGCGACGCCGCCGCGGCGTACCTGAAGCTCGCCACGGCCTACCGTGCGCAGTTCGGCAAGTCACTGTGCATCACCGACTCCTACCGTTCGTACGCGTCCCAGGTCAGCCTCTACCAGCGCAAGCCCTCCCTGGCCGCCCTGCCGGGCACGTCCAACCACGGCTGGGGTGTCGCGGTCGACCTTTGCGGGGGCGTCGACAAGTACAACACCACCCAATATCAGTGGATGAAGTCGCACGCGTCGGCGTACGGCTGGGTGCACCCGGCCTGGGCCGACCAAGGCGGTAATCGGGAAGAGCCGTGGCATTGGGAGTTCGGCAACCCGGCGAGTGCCTGA
- a CDS encoding metallophosphoesterase, whose translation MYVIAHLSDPHLDGSDEARSRLRRITSYLQQFRRPVDVVLVTGDLADHGLPEEYAELAEELKLDVPVLVLPGNHDVSTPFRDGLASFVDASGAGHPIHQVRQVGKARFVLLDTTVPGENHGLLPEESLAWLDGVLREPFDGPLFVAFHQPPFNLHHPTMDQWMLRTREPFAAVLQDKPVTALLAGHVHNAITATFAGIPLCVAPGIRSSVPLPFEPESPTGSLVDPTTEPGFALHIHVPGEPLQTVYRYPR comes from the coding sequence ATGTACGTCATCGCGCACCTGAGTGACCCGCATCTCGACGGCTCGGACGAGGCGCGGTCGCGGCTCCGGCGAATCACGTCGTACCTGCAACAGTTCCGCCGTCCGGTCGACGTCGTCCTCGTCACCGGCGATCTCGCCGATCACGGCCTGCCGGAGGAGTACGCCGAACTCGCCGAGGAGCTGAAGCTGGACGTGCCCGTGTTGGTCCTGCCGGGCAACCATGACGTGAGTACGCCGTTCCGCGACGGGCTCGCGTCGTTCGTCGACGCGTCGGGTGCGGGACATCCGATCCATCAGGTTCGCCAGGTCGGGAAGGCCCGCTTCGTCCTGCTCGACACGACTGTCCCCGGTGAGAACCACGGGCTGCTGCCGGAGGAGTCGCTGGCCTGGCTGGACGGCGTACTGCGGGAACCCTTCGACGGACCGTTGTTCGTCGCGTTCCACCAGCCGCCGTTCAACCTCCATCACCCGACGATGGACCAGTGGATGCTCCGCACCCGCGAACCCTTCGCCGCCGTCCTTCAAGACAAGCCGGTCACCGCGTTGCTCGCAGGCCACGTCCACAACGCCATCACAGCAACCTTCGCCGGCATCCCCCTCTGCGTCGCCCCCGGCATCCGCTCATCGGTCCCCCTCCCCTTCGAGCCTGAGAGCCCAACCGGATCGCTCGTAGACCCCACAACCGAACCCGGCTTCGCCCTCCACATCCACGTCCCCGGCGAACCCCTCCAAACCGTCTACCGCTACCCGCGATGA